From Streptomyces yatensis, one genomic window encodes:
- a CDS encoding TetR/AcrR family transcriptional regulator, with protein sequence MTGMPSAQRPPRPPRADARRNAARVLAAARQAVAAHGFDVSYHEIARLAGVGVGTVYRRFPERAQLLEAVLLDVLGELADSAEQALGEDESWPAFTRFFTALALRTGENAGLSDSLDDRGGPQVAAARRTLLDRVRRLTERAQRDGVLRADLSWRDIPFLARAAAAGACVLDLPADRLQAERCVTVVLDGMRAPASTPLPGRV encoded by the coding sequence ATGACGGGCATGCCCTCCGCTCAGCGGCCCCCCAGACCGCCGCGCGCGGACGCGCGGCGCAACGCCGCCCGCGTCCTGGCCGCCGCACGCCAGGCGGTGGCCGCCCATGGCTTCGACGTCAGCTACCACGAGATCGCGCGGCTGGCCGGGGTCGGCGTCGGCACGGTCTACCGTCGCTTCCCCGAGCGGGCCCAACTGCTGGAAGCCGTCCTCCTCGATGTGCTCGGCGAACTCGCCGACAGCGCCGAACAGGCCCTGGGCGAGGACGAGTCCTGGCCGGCCTTCACCCGGTTCTTCACCGCCCTCGCCCTGCGCACCGGGGAGAACGCGGGGCTCTCGGACTCCCTCGACGATCGCGGCGGACCCCAGGTGGCCGCCGCCCGCCGCACCCTGCTCGATCGCGTACGGCGGCTGACCGAACGCGCCCAGCGGGACGGCGTGCTGCGCGCCGATCTGTCCTGGCGGGACATTCCGTTCCTGGCCAGGGCGGCCGCCGCCGGAGCCTGTGTACTGGACCTCCCCGCCGACCGGCTCCAGGCCGAACGGTGTGTCACGGTCGTCCTCGACGGAATGCGCGCACCGGCGAGCACCCCCCTGCCCGGCCGGGTCTGA
- a CDS encoding SDR family NAD(P)-dependent oxidoreductase, with protein sequence MSHLDGTTAVITGGSEGLGYAIADAFATEGADLVLLARDREKLDRARHTLAGHGTTVRTLSVDLADPGAVTTAARQVLALTERVDTLVNNAGTAHFSPLAQTSADSFDAMLHLNVRVPFLLAQALLPALVAGRGSIINISSYWAHKMVADRPSAAYSATRGAINAMTRALANELGPSGVRVNGIAPGAVRTPTYERDHLGPMSAEERDGHDRRTRDAYPLGRVGEPHEVAAAAAFLASPQAGWTTGTIMNVDGGLTVR encoded by the coding sequence ATGAGCCATCTCGACGGCACCACCGCGGTGATCACCGGGGGCAGCGAGGGCCTCGGCTACGCCATCGCCGACGCGTTCGCCACCGAGGGCGCCGACCTGGTGCTGCTCGCCCGCGACCGGGAGAAGCTCGACCGGGCCCGGCACACCCTGGCCGGACACGGCACCACCGTACGCACCCTCTCCGTCGACCTGGCCGACCCCGGCGCCGTGACCACCGCCGCGCGTCAGGTGCTCGCGCTCACCGAACGGGTGGACACCCTGGTCAACAACGCGGGCACGGCACACTTCAGCCCGCTCGCCCAGACCTCCGCCGACTCCTTCGACGCCATGCTCCACCTCAATGTCCGGGTGCCCTTCCTCCTCGCCCAGGCGCTGCTGCCCGCGCTCGTCGCGGGCCGCGGCAGCATCATCAACATCAGCAGCTACTGGGCACACAAGATGGTCGCCGACCGTCCGTCGGCGGCCTACTCCGCCACGCGTGGCGCCATCAACGCGATGACCCGGGCCCTCGCCAATGAGCTGGGCCCCTCCGGCGTCCGGGTCAACGGCATCGCCCCCGGGGCCGTACGCACCCCCACCTACGAACGGGACCATCTCGGCCCGATGAGTGCCGAGGAGCGCGACGGCCACGACCGCCGCACCCGGGACGCCTATCCCCTGGGCCGCGTCGGGGAACCCCACGAGGTGGCCGCCGCGGCCGCCTTCCTCGCCTCCCCGCAGGCCGGCTGGACCACCGGCACCATCATGAACGTGGACGGCGGACTGACCGTCCGCTGA